The genome window CCAGATACAATTTTGTAGCCACGTTTGATCATTTCATTACACATTGCCACAGCGTTTTTCAGCACTTGTTGCTGATAGACTTTAAATTCCGGCTCTAAAGCCTCTTTGAAAGCCACAGCTTTAGCTGCAATAACGTGCATCAAAGGACCACCCTGACCACCAGGGAAAACGGCAGAGTTGAATTTCTTTTCAAGCTCTTCGTTTTTACGGGCCAGAATTAAACCGCCACGAGGACCGGCTAAGGTTTTGTGAGTAGTGGTCGTCACAACGTCAGCAATTGGCACCGGGTTTGGATACAAACCTGCAGCCACTAAACCAGCCACGTGAGCCATATCCACCATCAGGTAGGCGCCCACTTTGTCGGCGATTTCACGGAATTTCTGCCAGTCGATAATGCCTGAATAGGCTGAGAAACCAGCGATGATCAGTTTAGGTTTGTGTTCCAAAGCTAAAGCTTCAGCCTGGGCGTAATCAATCACACCTGTTTCAGGGTGCAGACCGTATTGCACAGAATTGTATAACTTACCTGAAGAGCTAACAGAAGCACCGTGAGTTAAGTGACCACCGTGCGCCAGACTCATACCTAAAATGGTATCGCCTGCGTTTAATAAAGCTAAAAATACTGCAGAGTTGGCCTGCGAGCCTGAGTGCGGTTGCACGTTTGCGTAATCGGCACCAAACAATTCTTTCGCACGGGCGATAGCTAAATCTTCAGCCACGTCCACGTACTCACAACCACCGTAATAACGTTTATGCGGGTAACCTTCAGCATACTTGTTAGTTAACTGAGAACCCTGAGCCTGCAACACACGTGGGCTGGCATAGTTTTCAGAAGCGATCAGTTCAATGTGATCTTCCTGACGTTGGGTTTCATTGGTAATGGATTGCCATAATTCCGGATCAAAATCGGCAATGTTCATTTCGCGCTTTAACATGCTTGCTCCCAGGTGGCCAAAAGGGCCAGGCTATTTACAAAAAAACTGCGCGCATTCTACATGGAATCCACCAAAGATGCAGCTATTAAGTAGCCATCTAAACTTCTAAAATCAGCTTTCAGCCGGGTGGTCGGCGGAGTAATAGTATCAACTGTAAATAAAACCAGTATCTGACTTTACAAAAAGCCAAAACTGGTCAATTATACAACTGTATAAACCAACAGTGCTTTGTAAATGAAAAAAATCATTCATATCGACATGGACTGTTTTTTCGCTGCGGTAGAAATGCGGGACAGGCCTGATTGGCGTAACATTCCGTTAGCTATAGGCGGCAGTCGCAGCGAACGTGGTGTGATCAGCACCTGTAACTACCCTGCCCGCGTGTATGGTGTGCGTTCTGCCATGCCTACAGGACAAGCCTTAAAGCTCTGCCCTCACCTGTTGTTATTGCCCGGCAATATGGAAAAATACAAAGCAGCCAGCTTACAAATTCAGGCTATTTTCCATCGATATACTGATAAAGTAGAACCTTTATCCTTGGATGAAGCCTACTTAGATGTCAGCGACAGCACCTTATTCTCTGGCAGCGCAACCCGTATTGCCGAAGAAATCCGCCGGGTAATTTTTGCCGAAACAGGTTTAACAGCATCAGCTGGTGTAGCCCCGAATAAATTTCTCGCCAAAATTGCCAGTGATGAAAATAAACCTGATGGCTTGTTTGTTTTGCCGCCTGAAAAAGTCAGCGACTTCGTAAAATTCCTGCCTTTGCAAAAAATCCCGGGGGTTGGCAAAAAAACTGCTGAGCGACTGGCAACCTTAGGTTTCTATAAATGCGTCGATATTCAAAATGCACCTTTGCATACGCTGGTGAAACACTTCGGCAGTTTTGCTGAAACCTTGATAGAACGCAGTTTTGGCCGCGACAGCCGTGATGTACAAAACGATTATCCACGTAAATCTGTAGCTGTTGAACACACCTACACTGAAGATTTACCGGATCTGGATGCAGGTCAACAAAGCTTATCTGAGCTGTTACCAAAACTTCGGCGCCGCATTGAACGCTGTGAAGCTAGTGCTCATATTCAAAAAATTGGCATTAAACTGAAATTTGCCGATTTTCAGCAAACCACAGTAGAGAAACAACAACCCGAATTGGATATGGCCAGCTTAAAGCAGTTATTAGAGCAAGCCTGGCACAGAGGTCATGGTAAAAAAGTGCGGTTGGTGGGTATTCATGTTGGATTAAAAGCACAGGAAGCTCAGGCTCAGTTGTCCTTAGAACTTTGATACCAAGGTCAAGAAAGCCGAAACAAATTTCATATTTAACCAATAAAACAATGAGTTAAAAATAATTTCACTGAATTTCAGGCATAAAAAAAGCCAACTTAAAGTTGGCTCTTTTTCAGAAAACTATTAACCGGTAACAGTTACGTTCTCAGCCTGAGGACCTTTTTGGCCTTCAGTAACTTCGAAAGTTA of Rheinheimera sp. MM224 contains these proteins:
- the glyA gene encoding serine hydroxymethyltransferase, which translates into the protein MLKREMNIADFDPELWQSITNETQRQEDHIELIASENYASPRVLQAQGSQLTNKYAEGYPHKRYYGGCEYVDVAEDLAIARAKELFGADYANVQPHSGSQANSAVFLALLNAGDTILGMSLAHGGHLTHGASVSSSGKLYNSVQYGLHPETGVIDYAQAEALALEHKPKLIIAGFSAYSGIIDWQKFREIADKVGAYLMVDMAHVAGLVAAGLYPNPVPIADVVTTTTHKTLAGPRGGLILARKNEELEKKFNSAVFPGGQGGPLMHVIAAKAVAFKEALEPEFKVYQQQVLKNAVAMCNEMIKRGYKIVSGGTQNHLFLMDLIDKNITGKEADAWLGLAHITVNKNSVPNDPRSPFVTSGLRIGTPAITRRGFKEAEARLVASLICDVLDSRGDAGVIDKVRAQVSEVCGRLPVYA
- the dinB gene encoding DNA polymerase IV, producing MKKIIHIDMDCFFAAVEMRDRPDWRNIPLAIGGSRSERGVISTCNYPARVYGVRSAMPTGQALKLCPHLLLLPGNMEKYKAASLQIQAIFHRYTDKVEPLSLDEAYLDVSDSTLFSGSATRIAEEIRRVIFAETGLTASAGVAPNKFLAKIASDENKPDGLFVLPPEKVSDFVKFLPLQKIPGVGKKTAERLATLGFYKCVDIQNAPLHTLVKHFGSFAETLIERSFGRDSRDVQNDYPRKSVAVEHTYTEDLPDLDAGQQSLSELLPKLRRRIERCEASAHIQKIGIKLKFADFQQTTVEKQQPELDMASLKQLLEQAWHRGHGKKVRLVGIHVGLKAQEAQAQLSLEL